A part of Mucilaginibacter defluvii genomic DNA contains:
- a CDS encoding C40 family peptidase, giving the protein MKKITIAIALFISAVSVQAQTKTNAADNTENTGDDQESLAKTYLSQIMGVALNATSNLKLFEAVHDWIGTPYRFGGSSRKGIDCSGFTKEIYSKVFNLTIKRNSRDIFSMVSPVRRNELKEGDLVFFKIRSRRISHVGVYLGGGRFAHASSRGVAISNLEDRYYSRYFYKGGRLTAQYQDELEIPLEEETN; this is encoded by the coding sequence ATGAAGAAAATTACTATTGCTATCGCTTTGTTCATCAGTGCAGTTAGCGTTCAGGCCCAAACAAAAACCAACGCAGCTGACAACACAGAAAACACCGGTGACGACCAGGAAAGCTTAGCCAAAACATATCTTTCGCAAATTATGGGTGTTGCGCTTAATGCAACCTCAAATCTTAAACTTTTTGAAGCAGTACACGATTGGATAGGCACTCCTTACCGTTTTGGTGGTAGCAGCCGCAAAGGAATTGATTGTTCAGGCTTTACTAAAGAAATATACAGCAAGGTATTTAACCTGACCATCAAACGTAACTCACGCGATATTTTCAGCATGGTTAGCCCTGTTCGTCGTAACGAGTTAAAGGAAGGCGATCTGGTTTTCTTTAAAATACGCAGCCGCCGTATTTCACACGTAGGTGTTTATTTGGGTGGTGGCCGTTTTGCACATGCGTCCTCAAGAGGTGTGGCTATCTCGAACCTTGAAGACCGTTACTACAGCCGTTACTTTTACAAAGGCGGTCGTTTAACGGCTCAATACCAGGACGAATTGGAAATTCCGTTAGAAGAAGAAACTAATTAA
- a CDS encoding PAS domain S-box protein, which produces MKIALTPQLLGDLIEKGFSYMLAGEVVEDDKNEQIVLKPVKIQPVIQQLPYGYQTYYRITQEPVQMCCGNTGATVWVEYEESLMDTRIAPEAPYNDSYFRMSESFFRQVLDSLEDYAVFTTDTRGNVNSWNSGAQKLLGHAENEVLGLSASIFFTTEDVARGVPARELNTAVENGRAIDERYHIRKDGSKFWGTGLVFPLYDEEAQHRGFTKIMRNLNEEKLSREINEV; this is translated from the coding sequence ATGAAGATAGCCCTCACACCACAACTGCTTGGCGATTTGATAGAAAAAGGATTTAGTTATATGCTGGCCGGTGAAGTTGTTGAAGATGATAAAAATGAACAGATTGTTTTAAAGCCGGTAAAAATACAGCCGGTTATACAACAACTGCCTTATGGGTATCAAACCTACTACCGAATTACACAGGAACCGGTGCAAATGTGCTGCGGTAATACCGGCGCAACGGTATGGGTGGAATACGAAGAAAGCCTGATGGATACCAGAATCGCTCCCGAAGCACCTTATAACGATAGTTACTTCAGGATGAGTGAAAGCTTTTTCAGGCAGGTGCTTGATAGCCTGGAAGATTACGCTGTATTTACAACCGATACCCGTGGCAATGTGAACAGTTGGAATAGCGGAGCGCAAAAATTATTAGGTCATGCGGAGAACGAAGTGCTGGGCTTAAGCGCCAGCATATTTTTTACTACCGAAGATGTGGCTCGAGGCGTGCCGGCCCGGGAATTAAACACAGCGGTTGAAAATGGCCGTGCTATAGACGAGCGTTATCATATACGTAAGGACGGATCAAAATTCTGGGGTACCGGTTTGGTGTTCCCGCTGTATGATGAAGAGGCACAGCATCGCGGCTTTACAAAGATCATGCGAAATCTTAACGAAGAAAAGTTATCCCGCGAGATTAACGAGGTTTAA
- a CDS encoding pseudouridine synthase: MLEIVYQDDYLVAINKPHGLLVHRSSIANDTSEFALQLLRDQLGKKVYPVHRIDRKTGGLLLFAFDKDTEIAMQKLFAQNQISKTYLALVRGYAPDEGEIDYPLRKENGTLQDAFTAYKALQRTEVEVPLGKHPTSRYTLIEVKPRTGRMHQIRKHMAHIFYPIIGDRTHGCNKQNKLFKERWGIETMFLHASSLAFSHPVTGQPVQITAAVRAEFEEVLKLLGINF; this comes from the coding sequence ATGCTCGAAATAGTTTATCAGGATGATTACCTCGTAGCGATTAACAAGCCGCATGGTTTGCTGGTACATCGCTCATCAATAGCCAATGATACCAGCGAATTCGCGTTGCAACTGCTCCGCGATCAGCTCGGCAAAAAAGTTTATCCCGTGCATCGTATCGACCGTAAAACCGGCGGCCTGCTGCTATTCGCTTTTGATAAGGACACAGAAATAGCCATGCAAAAACTATTTGCCCAGAACCAGATCAGTAAAACTTACCTTGCACTGGTGCGCGGATACGCGCCCGACGAAGGGGAGATTGATTACCCGCTGCGAAAAGAAAACGGCACCCTGCAGGATGCGTTTACCGCGTATAAAGCCCTGCAACGCACCGAGGTTGAGGTACCACTGGGCAAGCACCCTACATCCCGTTACACGCTGATTGAGGTTAAACCACGTACTGGGCGCATGCACCAGATACGCAAGCACATGGCACATATTTTTTACCCGATCATCGGCGATCGTACGCACGGTTGTAATAAGCAGAACAAACTGTTTAAAGAACGTTGGGGTATTGAAACGATGTTTCTGCATGCTTCGAGCCTGGCATTCAGCCATCCGGTAACCGGACAACCGGTACAAATAACCGCGGCTGTGAGAGCTGAATTTGAGGAGGTTTTAAAATTATTAGGCATTAATTTTTAG
- a CDS encoding DUF1684 domain-containing protein — MKKLFLSISLLAVITAANAQSFKAQIAAHRKKYKDDFLAEQRSPLKAEDLHNLRFFEADSTYSIVAKVELLHNQPVIKLTTFNGDSQEYVPFARLTFTLKGKPLQLTLFKSPSLTAIPQYKDHLFLPFTDQTNGAESYPGGRYIDINANDIKDDGLAIDFNKAYNPYCAYSDGYRCPVPPIENKLAVRVGAGEKAFAGEKKHR; from the coding sequence ATGAAGAAACTATTTTTATCCATAAGCCTGTTAGCGGTAATAACCGCCGCGAATGCGCAAAGTTTCAAAGCGCAGATTGCAGCCCACCGGAAAAAATATAAGGACGATTTTTTGGCCGAGCAGCGATCGCCGTTAAAAGCGGAAGATTTACACAACCTGCGCTTTTTTGAAGCAGACAGCACCTATAGCATTGTTGCCAAGGTTGAGCTTTTGCACAATCAGCCGGTAATTAAGCTGACCACTTTTAACGGTGACAGCCAGGAGTATGTGCCTTTTGCCAGGCTGACTTTTACGCTGAAAGGCAAGCCATTGCAATTGACTTTGTTTAAAAGCCCTTCGCTCACAGCCATACCGCAGTACAAGGATCATCTTTTTCTGCCTTTTACCGATCAAACCAATGGCGCAGAATCTTACCCCGGCGGGCGTTATATTGATATTAATGCCAACGATATAAAAGATGATGGTTTAGCTATTGACTTTAATAAAGCTTACAATCCATACTGTGCTTACAGCGATGGCTATCGCTGCCCGGTGCCTCCTATTGAAAATAAACTGGCCGTACGAGTTGGGGCCGGCGAAAAGGCGTTTGCCGGCGAAAAGAAACACCGATAA
- the dinB gene encoding DNA polymerase IV — protein sequence MADDAQNIRRKIIHIDMDAFYASVEQRDNPEYRGKALVVGGLPEGRGGVVATASYEARKFGVRSAMPSKQALQLCPHAVFVRPRFAAYKEVSQKIREIFRRYTDLIEPLSLDEAYLDVTTDKLEVGSAIEIAKQIKDAIKTELQLTASAGVSINKFVAKIASDMNKPDGLTFIGPSQIAAFMEKLPVEKFFGVGKVTAAKMKNMGLHTGADLKRLTEDEMTKAFGKAGRFYYQIVRGIDNRAVQPHRETKSVGAEDTFAYDLTQLDEMNPELDRIAETVATRLERYGLKGRTVTLKVKYHDFRQITRNQSVSTPVSSAAEIAQIAKQLLAIAATDDMKVRLLGISLSNFGEPQRKTDQHTDQLRLF from the coding sequence ATGGCTGATGACGCTCAAAACATACGCCGAAAGATAATCCATATTGATATGGATGCCTTTTACGCGTCGGTTGAGCAGCGGGATAACCCGGAGTACCGTGGCAAGGCATTGGTAGTTGGCGGCCTGCCCGAAGGGCGGGGCGGTGTAGTAGCCACAGCCAGTTATGAGGCGCGTAAGTTTGGGGTGCGGTCGGCCATGCCCTCAAAACAGGCATTGCAACTTTGCCCGCATGCCGTTTTTGTGAGGCCAAGGTTTGCGGCCTATAAAGAGGTGTCACAAAAGATAAGGGAGATATTCCGCAGGTATACTGATCTGATCGAGCCGCTCTCGCTGGATGAAGCCTACCTGGATGTAACCACCGATAAGCTGGAAGTAGGCTCGGCCATTGAGATAGCCAAACAGATAAAGGATGCCATTAAAACCGAACTGCAATTGACAGCTTCGGCAGGGGTGTCCATCAATAAGTTCGTGGCCAAAATAGCTTCGGACATGAACAAACCTGACGGGCTCACCTTTATCGGCCCCTCGCAAATAGCGGCTTTTATGGAAAAGCTGCCGGTAGAGAAGTTTTTTGGCGTGGGCAAGGTTACCGCCGCCAAAATGAAGAACATGGGCCTTCATACCGGCGCCGACCTGAAACGGCTTACCGAAGATGAAATGACCAAAGCCTTTGGTAAGGCCGGGCGATTTTATTACCAGATAGTACGCGGTATCGATAACCGGGCGGTACAACCGCATCGAGAAACAAAATCAGTTGGCGCGGAAGATACCTTTGCTTATGACCTCACCCAACTGGATGAAATGAACCCCGAGCTTGACCGCATTGCCGAAACCGTAGCCACCCGCCTGGAACGATATGGATTGAAAGGCCGCACGGTAACGCTCAAGGTAAAATATCACGATTTCAGGCAGATCACGCGCAACCAATCCGTTAGTACGCCGGTTAGCAGCGCCGCCGAGATCGCGCAAATCGCTAAGCAATTGCTGGCCATAGCAGCTACTGATGATATGAAGGTGCGCCTGCTGGGTATTTCCCTTTCCAATTTTGGGGAGCCGCAGCGCAAAACTGATCAGCATACCGATCAATTGCGCTTGTTCTGA
- the pepT gene encoding peptidase T, whose product MNLSALTYTVTERFLRYVTIDTQSDPESPTCPSTEKQKDLGRLLVAELLEIGLTDAHIDEHGYVYATIPANTDKDVPVICFCSHMDTAPDCSGTDVKPIVHQNYTGADIILPDDDTQVIRMADHPDLKNQLGNDIITASGNTLLGADNKAGVAEIMDACFQLMHNPQIKHGTIKILFTPDEEIGRGVDKVNIEKVGAYAAYTMDGESAGNLENETFSADGAKLTINGVSAHPGFAKGKMESAIKIAGEIIAALPIELSPEGTEGMEGFIHPVGIQGHVETATIEFILRDFDEEKLHAHAETLKRIADRVLEKHPASSYSLKIAEQYRNMKVVLDQHPEITKYGMEAIRRAGMDAKLCSIRGGTDGSRLSFMGLPCPNIFAGEHAFHSKQEWVSVQDMQKAVDTILHLCAIWEEKA is encoded by the coding sequence ATGAATCTGTCAGCCCTAACATATACTGTAACCGAGCGCTTTTTGCGTTACGTTACTATTGATACCCAATCGGACCCTGAATCGCCTACCTGCCCATCAACGGAAAAACAAAAAGATCTGGGCCGGTTACTGGTTGCCGAGCTGCTTGAAATTGGCCTAACCGATGCGCATATAGATGAGCATGGGTACGTATACGCCACCATCCCGGCTAATACGGATAAGGATGTGCCGGTGATCTGCTTCTGTTCGCACATGGATACAGCGCCTGATTGCAGCGGAACGGATGTAAAACCGATAGTACATCAGAATTATACCGGTGCGGACATTATATTGCCTGATGATGATACGCAGGTGATCCGTATGGCCGATCATCCTGACCTGAAAAACCAATTGGGTAACGATATTATAACCGCCAGCGGCAATACGCTACTGGGTGCTGATAACAAGGCTGGTGTAGCCGAGATAATGGATGCCTGCTTCCAATTGATGCATAATCCGCAGATTAAGCACGGTACCATTAAAATACTGTTTACACCCGACGAAGAAATTGGTCGCGGTGTAGATAAAGTGAACATTGAAAAGGTAGGCGCTTATGCCGCCTATACTATGGATGGTGAAAGCGCGGGCAACCTGGAGAATGAAACTTTTTCTGCCGACGGCGCTAAGCTGACCATCAACGGTGTGAGCGCACACCCCGGTTTTGCCAAAGGTAAAATGGAAAGCGCCATTAAAATAGCCGGTGAAATTATTGCCGCCCTGCCTATTGAGCTTTCGCCGGAAGGAACCGAAGGAATGGAAGGTTTTATTCATCCCGTAGGCATACAAGGACATGTGGAAACCGCCACCATTGAATTTATACTGCGCGATTTTGATGAGGAAAAGCTGCATGCCCATGCCGAAACATTAAAGCGCATTGCCGATCGGGTTTTGGAAAAACACCCGGCATCCTCCTACTCACTCAAAATAGCCGAACAATACCGAAACATGAAGGTGGTACTGGATCAGCATCCCGAAATAACAAAATACGGGATGGAGGCCATCCGCCGTGCGGGTATGGATGCCAAACTTTGCAGTATACGTGGCGGTACGGATGGTTCGCGCCTATCGTTCATGGGTTTGCCTTGCCCTAATATTTTCGCGGGCGAGCATGCTTTTCATAGCAAACAGGAGTGGGTATCGGTACAGGATATGCAAAAGGCGGTTGATACCATTTTGCACCTCTGCGCCATTTGGGAAGAAAAAGCCTAA
- a CDS encoding MmcQ/YjbR family DNA-binding protein, translated as MNIEELRDYCLAKPAADESFPFGDDTLVFKVGGKIFLLAGLDGNRFNAKCDPELAVELREQHPEVQPGFHMNKKHWNTVQMDGSLTIKQLHQMIDHSYELILKSLPKKQQAEIVSEK; from the coding sequence ATGAATATTGAAGAACTGCGCGACTATTGCCTTGCCAAACCCGCTGCCGACGAAAGTTTCCCCTTTGGCGATGATACACTGGTATTTAAGGTTGGTGGCAAAATATTCCTGCTTGCCGGGCTTGACGGTAACCGCTTTAACGCCAAGTGCGACCCTGAGCTAGCTGTTGAACTGCGCGAACAGCACCCCGAAGTGCAGCCCGGTTTTCACATGAACAAAAAACACTGGAACACCGTGCAGATGGATGGCAGCCTCACCATAAAACAACTGCACCAGATGATTGACCACTCGTATGAGCTGATACTAAAAAGCCTGCCGAAAAAACAGCAGGCCGAAATAGTTTCTGAAAAATAA
- a CDS encoding M20/M25/M40 family metallo-hydrolase: MIKRFLAAGLLLSATAGAYAQDVNKLIVQEDVGKIIKTLSADDMQGRGSFTPGIDKAAKFIEGEFKKAGLTPLTGEKDFRQSFSVIRSTPVSIQASINGKPVLTENAFAMAGASFKWTAASGAEVATLAAGQDFRTEYRKYLSSGKNMLILVDPSFADIFGRLRNRTIGGNVSMKVDSAQSLVFVLGKFDNPSNYEINYQVKNEEAPLFNVAGMIKGKTKPDEYVVFSGHYDHLGIIKPTDKDSIANGADDDASGTTAVIALANYYKKLNNNARTLIFVAFTAEEIGGYGSQYFSNKVDPDKTVAMFNIEMIGKASKFGTNSAFITGYERSDFGTILQKNLKGTAFKFHPDPYPEQQLFYRSDNATLARHGVPAHTISTDQIDIDKLYHTVKDEFSSLDVSNITSTIRAIALSSRSIVAGKDTPTRIPKMDD; encoded by the coding sequence ATGATAAAAAGATTTTTAGCGGCGGGATTGCTGCTCAGTGCAACGGCGGGAGCCTACGCACAGGATGTGAACAAACTGATCGTTCAGGAAGATGTGGGCAAGATTATCAAAACGCTCTCGGCAGACGATATGCAGGGCCGCGGCAGCTTTACGCCGGGTATTGACAAGGCGGCCAAATTTATTGAGGGCGAGTTTAAAAAAGCAGGCCTTACCCCGCTTACCGGCGAAAAGGATTTCCGCCAGTCGTTCAGCGTAATACGCTCTACCCCGGTAAGCATACAGGCAAGCATCAATGGCAAACCGGTACTTACCGAAAACGCCTTCGCTATGGCAGGCGCATCGTTTAAATGGACCGCCGCCAGTGGCGCCGAAGTAGCCACGTTAGCCGCCGGTCAGGATTTTCGTACCGAGTACCGCAAGTACCTGTCATCAGGCAAAAACATGCTGATTTTAGTCGACCCATCATTTGCCGACATATTTGGCCGTTTACGCAACCGCACTATAGGCGGCAATGTAAGCATGAAGGTTGACAGCGCCCAGTCGTTAGTTTTTGTATTGGGTAAGTTTGATAATCCATCTAACTACGAAATAAATTACCAGGTAAAAAATGAGGAAGCGCCGTTATTCAATGTAGCTGGTATGATCAAGGGTAAAACCAAACCTGACGAATACGTGGTTTTCTCCGGCCATTACGATCACCTGGGCATCATCAAACCAACTGATAAGGACAGCATTGCTAATGGTGCTGATGATGACGCATCGGGCACAACGGCGGTTATCGCGTTAGCTAATTATTATAAAAAGCTGAACAACAACGCCCGCACCCTAATCTTTGTAGCCTTTACCGCTGAGGAGATTGGCGGTTATGGCTCGCAATATTTTTCAAACAAGGTTGACCCGGACAAAACAGTGGCCATGTTCAACATCGAGATGATTGGCAAGGCATCAAAATTCGGTACCAACTCGGCATTTATAACCGGTTACGAGCGGTCGGATTTTGGCACCATCCTGCAGAAGAACCTGAAGGGTACCGCTTTTAAGTTCCATCCTGATCCATACCCGGAGCAGCAACTGTTTTACCGCAGCGATAACGCTACCCTGGCAAGGCACGGCGTACCGGCGCACACCATCTCAACCGATCAGATTGATATTGACAAATTATATCACACGGTGAAGGACGAATTCAGTTCGCTGGATGTAAGCAACATTACCTCAACCATACGTGCCATAGCCCTGAGCTCGCGCAGTATTGTTGCCGGTAAGGATACGCCAACCCGCATCCCAAAAATGGACGATTAA
- a CDS encoding M61 family metallopeptidase, whose protein sequence is MKKLLLTAVVCLAVSATFGQRKRHRSRPVYSSSPVYYTVSFPNAVHHEAEIVMTLTAVPQGPLRVRMSRSSPGRYATHEFGKNIYNVKAYTNKGSELPIKQIEGDVYEIPSHQSVVNISYTLFGNWVDGTYAGIDAGQAHLNMPASFMWAVGFDRRPVKIQFIDLDKHQWKVSSQLKYEGNATYTAPNLQYMMDSPTELSGYKQASWEVTNPTGKRQKINLNVYSDDSQQFVNSFAQMVQKVVLEEQAVFGELPDYDYGEYTFINNVHSTVNGDGMEHRNSTIITDPIDKIEGNEVLVLGTFSHEYFHSWNVERIRPKSLEPFDFTHANQSSELWFAEGFTQYYGEMLLKRAGFYTVDDYAQVLDGLVNSVLNTPGAKKYPPVQMSRYAVFADAGVSIDMNNNSNIFTSYYVYGGATALALDLRLRAEFNLTLDDYMRFVWKKFGKTEKPYTVPMLQLALAQFTKEPAFASDFFRQYIYGIEKNDYEALLANAGFLVRKASAEKAWAGALSTGGGRVKSGQAHASYSGEGVLIAIPTVQNTPWYKAGLDAGDVILTIDGQTVKTTKDIEGIVGSKKPGDKLAVKYRNRNGEHNANVMLEASPYYDVISFEKAGKTLSKEQETFRNNWLQSKVK, encoded by the coding sequence ATGAAAAAATTGTTACTTACCGCGGTTGTATGCCTGGCCGTATCTGCAACGTTTGGTCAGCGTAAGCGCCACCGCTCGCGCCCGGTTTACAGCAGCAGCCCTGTTTATTACACGGTATCGTTCCCAAACGCGGTACACCACGAGGCCGAAATTGTAATGACGCTTACCGCCGTACCGCAAGGCCCGTTGCGTGTGCGCATGAGCCGCTCGTCGCCGGGCAGGTATGCCACGCACGAGTTCGGCAAAAACATATATAACGTAAAAGCTTATACCAATAAAGGTTCCGAACTACCCATCAAACAAATTGAGGGCGATGTTTATGAGATTCCCTCACATCAATCTGTAGTAAACATTAGCTATACGCTGTTTGGCAACTGGGTTGATGGCACCTATGCCGGTATTGATGCGGGACAGGCACACCTGAATATGCCCGCCTCGTTTATGTGGGCCGTTGGTTTTGACCGACGACCGGTAAAAATCCAGTTCATTGACCTGGATAAGCACCAGTGGAAAGTATCATCACAACTAAAATACGAGGGCAACGCCACTTACACTGCGCCGAATTTACAGTACATGATGGATAGCCCCACTGAACTATCCGGCTATAAACAGGCAAGCTGGGAGGTTACCAACCCAACCGGTAAAAGGCAAAAAATCAACCTGAATGTATATTCTGACGATAGCCAGCAATTTGTCAACTCCTTTGCGCAAATGGTGCAAAAGGTTGTGCTTGAGGAGCAAGCCGTATTTGGCGAACTGCCCGATTACGATTATGGCGAATACACCTTTATCAACAACGTACACTCCACCGTTAACGGAGATGGCATGGAGCACCGCAACTCTACCATTATTACCGACCCGATTGATAAGATAGAGGGCAACGAGGTACTGGTACTAGGCACTTTCTCACATGAGTATTTTCACAGCTGGAATGTGGAGCGCATCCGCCCGAAATCATTAGAACCGTTTGATTTTACGCACGCCAACCAAAGCAGCGAATTATGGTTTGCTGAGGGATTTACCCAATACTACGGCGAAATGCTGCTGAAAAGAGCAGGTTTTTACACTGTTGATGATTACGCACAAGTGTTGGATGGACTGGTAAACTCGGTGTTGAATACACCCGGCGCTAAAAAATATCCACCTGTACAAATGAGCCGCTATGCGGTGTTTGCCGATGCGGGTGTGTCAATCGACATGAATAATAACTCGAACATCTTTACCTCATATTATGTATATGGCGGCGCTACCGCCCTGGCGCTTGACCTGCGCTTGCGTGCCGAGTTTAACCTAACGCTGGATGACTACATGCGCTTTGTTTGGAAAAAGTTTGGCAAAACAGAAAAGCCATATACCGTACCTATGCTACAATTAGCGCTGGCGCAGTTTACTAAGGAACCGGCCTTCGCGTCCGACTTTTTCAGGCAATACATTTATGGCATTGAGAAAAACGATTATGAGGCTTTATTAGCCAACGCCGGCTTTTTAGTACGTAAAGCAAGTGCCGAAAAAGCATGGGCTGGAGCGCTATCAACCGGAGGCGGACGGGTAAAATCAGGGCAGGCACATGCCTCGTATTCCGGGGAAGGTGTGCTGATTGCCATACCAACCGTACAAAACACGCCATGGTACAAGGCGGGGCTTGATGCCGGTGATGTGATACTCACTATTGACGGGCAAACAGTAAAAACTACTAAGGATATTGAAGGCATCGTCGGTTCAAAAAAACCGGGCGATAAGCTGGCCGTAAAATACCGTAACCGCAACGGCGAGCACAACGCAAACGTAATGCTTGAGGCAAGCCCATATTACGATGTGATCAGCTTTGAAAAAGCGGGGAAAACATTGAGCAAGGAGCAGGAAACATTCAGAAATAACTGGCTACAATCAAAAGTAAAATAA
- a CDS encoding DUF4407 domain-containing protein — MKKITRFFWFCSGAHIDTLKKYPIEHNKYVGIGATIFFTALFAALSGGYAMYFVFSGSAFAVGFAILFGLLWGTAIFNMDRYIVSSINKEGTTNQQILQASPRILLAIMIGIVISRPLELKIFDKEIRGKLKTSYLKGQQRKIDTLQKTYQGKYAMELAKNSELKKEKDSLEKDINRSRFQLNQEVFGDKTNQTSGITGYGTYAKQKEAVLKEKQDRLKTVTGDMANMELYLSARKNYEGLNSTKLFSDKQLDSLANVAGFSDRNWALGQLSYNDKGERDLDTYLAISFIGYLFILFECLPVFVKLMSPKGPYDVAVSKLAEANIHLAERDKERDMAVTDNVYDHHLEADIDKRKRIITGQSEYDLSRHSYD; from the coding sequence ATGAAAAAAATTACCCGCTTCTTTTGGTTCTGTTCAGGAGCGCATATTGATACGCTTAAAAAATACCCTATTGAGCATAATAAATATGTGGGTATTGGGGCAACCATATTTTTCACCGCGCTGTTCGCCGCCCTGTCCGGTGGTTATGCCATGTACTTTGTGTTTAGCGGCAGCGCCTTTGCCGTTGGCTTTGCCATATTGTTTGGTCTGCTGTGGGGTACCGCCATTTTTAATATGGACCGATACATTGTATCAAGTATTAACAAAGAGGGCACTACCAACCAGCAGATATTGCAGGCGTCGCCACGTATTTTACTGGCTATAATGATAGGCATAGTTATATCCCGCCCGTTAGAATTGAAGATATTTGATAAGGAGATCCGCGGCAAGCTCAAAACGTCCTACCTGAAAGGGCAGCAACGCAAAATTGATACGCTGCAAAAAACCTATCAAGGCAAATACGCGATGGAACTTGCCAAAAATTCAGAGCTGAAAAAAGAGAAAGACTCATTAGAGAAAGATATCAACCGCTCCCGCTTTCAACTTAACCAGGAGGTTTTTGGCGATAAAACCAACCAAACATCGGGCATAACCGGCTATGGCACCTACGCCAAACAAAAGGAAGCCGTGCTTAAAGAGAAGCAGGACAGGCTGAAAACCGTTACCGGCGATATGGCCAACATGGAGCTGTACCTGAGCGCGCGGAAGAACTACGAAGGGTTAAACAGCACCAAACTATTTTCGGATAAGCAACTGGACAGCCTGGCGAACGTGGCCGGTTTCTCCGACCGTAACTGGGCACTGGGGCAACTATCATATAACGACAAAGGCGAGCGCGACCTGGACACTTACCTGGCTATATCCTTTATCGGCTACCTGTTCATTCTTTTTGAGTGCTTGCCCGTATTTGTTAAGCTGATGTCGCCCAAAGGGCCTTATGATGTGGCTGTTAGTAAACTCGCTGAAGCCAATATTCACTTGGCCGAACGGGATAAGGAACGCGACATGGCCGTTACCGACAATGTATACGATCATCACCTTGAAGCGGATATTGATAAGCGAAAGCGCATTATCACCGGCCAATCTGAATACGACCTTAGCCGCCATAGTTATGATTAA
- a CDS encoding rhodanese-like domain-containing protein, which translates to MNEITVQELKEKIDRGEDFQLIDVREDFEYQTSNIGGQHIPLGGILIETDKLYTDKPVVVMCRSGKRSAAAIMQLEQQGFTNLYNLKGGILAWQAEIDPSIQVY; encoded by the coding sequence ATGAACGAGATAACCGTACAGGAGCTGAAAGAGAAAATTGACCGTGGCGAGGATTTTCAATTGATTGACGTAAGGGAGGATTTTGAGTATCAAACTTCTAACATCGGCGGTCAACATATTCCGCTGGGCGGCATTTTAATTGAGACTGATAAATTATATACAGATAAACCGGTTGTGGTGATGTGCCGCAGCGGTAAACGCAGCGCGGCGGCCATTATGCAGTTGGAGCAGCAGGGCTTTACCAATTTATACAATCTTAAAGGCGGTATACTGGCATGGCAGGCCGAAATTGATCCAAGCATACAGGTATACTAA
- a CDS encoding DUF6358 family protein, producing the protein MGKKVALNVLYNVGIIVCLFIAYEGFLQRHWSWLLGAVFVAVMLIILKIRLIKEVRQFTKKR; encoded by the coding sequence ATGGGTAAAAAGGTAGCACTTAACGTGCTGTACAACGTAGGCATTATAGTATGCCTGTTTATTGCTTACGAGGGTTTTTTACAAAGGCACTGGAGCTGGCTGTTAGGGGCTGTATTTGTAGCCGTGATGCTGATTATTTTAAAGATTCGCCTGATAAAAGAGGTGCGCCAGTTTACTAAAAAGCGTTAG